Proteins encoded in a region of the Nitrospirota bacterium genome:
- a CDS encoding DegT/DnrJ/EryC1/StrS family aminotransferase, producing MSNSPIDEPLALFGGPKTIESPFKRYNSIGPEEVAAAKQVVESGVLSQYLGCWTPDFYGGPKVQEFERACEAYFGVKHVVTVNSWTSGLIAAIGAIGIEPGDEVIVSPWTMCASATAILHWNAIPVFADIESETFCLDPVAVESAISPYTKAIMAVDIFGHSANTDVLMAIARKHGLKVITDAAQAPGAMVKGEYAGTLSDVGGYSLNFHKHIHTGEGGILVTNDDEIAERLQLIRNHAEAVVGDKGVTNLSNMIGYNFRLGEIECAIGIEQLKKLKELVGTRQHAAERLTSGLHGLAGLRPPVIRPGCTHAYYIYPMVLDEGLLRVSRGRIYEALQAEGVPIGKGYQNLHLLPMYQQKMAYGTKGFPWTSEICKRDVDYRKGICPVAEKLQDHSYLSIGMCVYDFSNEDIDRIVTAFHKVWGRMSSLVDK from the coding sequence ATGAGCAACAGCCCGATCGACGAACCGCTGGCACTGTTTGGCGGGCCCAAGACTATAGAGAGCCCGTTCAAGCGCTACAATTCGATTGGTCCGGAAGAAGTAGCGGCTGCCAAACAGGTGGTGGAGAGTGGCGTATTGTCTCAATACCTTGGTTGCTGGACCCCGGACTTCTACGGCGGTCCAAAGGTGCAGGAATTCGAACGGGCCTGTGAGGCGTATTTCGGCGTCAAGCATGTAGTCACTGTCAATTCCTGGACTTCGGGGTTGATCGCCGCTATCGGCGCCATAGGTATCGAGCCGGGCGACGAGGTGATCGTAAGCCCCTGGACGATGTGTGCCAGCGCGACGGCCATCCTGCACTGGAATGCCATTCCGGTCTTTGCCGACATAGAGTCTGAAACATTTTGTCTTGATCCCGTGGCAGTCGAATCCGCCATCTCGCCCTATACCAAGGCCATCATGGCGGTCGATATCTTCGGCCACTCAGCCAATACGGATGTCCTGATGGCCATCGCCCGCAAGCATGGGCTCAAGGTCATTACCGATGCCGCGCAGGCGCCAGGCGCGATGGTCAAGGGTGAATATGCCGGAACCCTTTCGGATGTCGGCGGGTACAGTCTGAACTTCCACAAGCATATCCATACCGGCGAAGGTGGAATCCTTGTGACCAATGACGACGAGATTGCCGAGCGCCTGCAATTGATCAGAAACCATGCGGAAGCTGTGGTGGGCGACAAGGGCGTGACCAACCTTAGCAATATGATCGGATATAATTTTCGTCTTGGCGAAATTGAGTGCGCGATTGGCATCGAACAACTGAAAAAGCTGAAGGAGCTCGTGGGTACCCGCCAGCATGCGGCGGAACGCCTTACCTCCGGTCTGCATGGTCTGGCTGGTCTTCGCCCCCCGGTGATCAGGCCAGGATGCACCCATGCCTACTATATCTATCCCATGGTGCTGGATGAGGGGTTACTGCGGGTCAGCCGCGGTCGCATCTATGAGGCGTTGCAGGCAGAGGGGGTTCCCATTGGGAAGGGTTATCAAAATCTTCACCTTTTGCCAATGTATCAGCAAAAGATGGCCTATGGCACCAAGGGATTCCCGTGGACATCTGAGATCTGTAAGCGCGATGTTGATTATCGCAAAGGCATCTGCCCGGTCGCCGAGAAACTTCAGGACCATAGCTATCTCAGCATTGGGATGTGTGTGTATGATTTTTCAAACGAGGACATTGATCGTATTGTCACGGCGTTTCACAAGGTGTGGGGTCGGATGAGTAGTCTGGTGGATAAATAG
- a CDS encoding Gfo/Idh/MocA family oxidoreductase, producing the protein MPIATGSDPLAVLVIGCGNIAGGFDAARAPDAAPCTHAGAFRRHGRYRLSACVDPDETRRREFMRHWGVASGYSSMDALVESGSRFDVVSICSPTDCHASDVLAALRLEPRIIFCEKPVTPNAATTAELVQSCEAAGVPLVINHTRRWDPEITRIRGELASGVWGAVRTVVGLYNKGVLNNGSHMIDLLHHLLGPVSVVATGTPVWDGLPDDPSVPAILSGVKTIPIHLVCGHASDFALFELQIVTERGVLTMEEGGVAWRIRRTNESPHFRGYRTLDAGERHAGGYLLAMLGAVSNIHEALSSGAELASTGRSALAVQEICERIKEKSGLVR; encoded by the coding sequence ATGCCGATTGCCACGGGTTCTGATCCTCTCGCCGTTCTGGTCATTGGTTGCGGCAATATTGCCGGCGGCTTTGACGCTGCTCGTGCACCAGATGCCGCACCATGCACCCATGCGGGTGCATTCAGACGTCATGGGCGGTATCGGTTGTCCGCCTGTGTAGATCCCGACGAGACACGTCGTAGGGAGTTCATGCGCCATTGGGGTGTGGCTAGTGGATATTCCTCAATGGATGCTCTGGTCGAGTCCGGTTCCCGTTTCGATGTGGTCAGTATCTGTTCGCCGACGGACTGTCATGCCAGTGATGTTCTTGCTGCACTTCGCCTGGAGCCTCGCATAATTTTTTGCGAAAAGCCGGTCACGCCAAATGCTGCGACGACGGCCGAGTTGGTTCAGTCCTGCGAAGCGGCCGGCGTACCCCTGGTGATAAACCACACGCGTCGTTGGGACCCGGAGATCACGCGTATTCGCGGCGAACTGGCCAGCGGTGTTTGGGGGGCGGTTCGCACAGTCGTGGGTCTGTACAATAAGGGGGTTCTCAATAACGGATCCCACATGATCGACTTGCTCCATCATCTGCTAGGTCCTGTGAGTGTCGTGGCAACAGGGACTCCGGTATGGGATGGCCTGCCCGATGATCCGTCAGTTCCTGCAATTCTCTCCGGGGTCAAGACCATACCAATTCACCTGGTTTGTGGCCATGCAAGCGACTTCGCTTTGTTCGAGTTGCAGATTGTTACGGAGCGGGGGGTGCTGACCATGGAGGAGGGGGGCGTGGCATGGCGGATACGCCGCACGAATGAGAGTCCGCATTTTCGGGGGTATCGAACCCTTGACGCAGGCGAGCGGCATGCAGGGGGCTACCTCTTAGCCATGCTAGGCGCTGTTAGCAACATTCACGAGGCATTAAGCAGTGGGGCCGAGTTGGCAAGTACGGGTCGGTCAGCCCTCGCGGTGCAAGAGATTTGCGAACGAATCAAGGAGAAGTCCGGCCTTGTCCGCTGA
- a CDS encoding GNAT family protein, with protein sequence MTNNLCELTGARTILTSFAESDITEEYLGWLRDPEVVRFSNQRLHQHDSNTCLKYLRSFDGTENMFLAVRVRGGGKVVGTITAYVSPTHSTADLGILLGDQAYWGRGLGLDAWMTLMSFLFEKRGLRKVTGGTVRCNVGMIKILERSGMHLEAVRVRQEIIEGEAQDILYFAKFRDD encoded by the coding sequence GTGACCAACAATCTTTGCGAGCTGACGGGGGCGCGGACGATACTCACTTCTTTTGCTGAGTCGGACATTACCGAGGAGTATCTTGGCTGGTTGCGCGATCCTGAGGTTGTGCGGTTCAGCAACCAACGTTTACATCAGCATGATTCAAACACCTGCCTGAAATACCTGCGCTCCTTTGACGGGACGGAGAACATGTTTCTTGCGGTCCGTGTGCGAGGGGGCGGGAAAGTTGTTGGCACGATTACGGCGTATGTTTCGCCGACCCATAGCACTGCTGACTTGGGGATTCTGCTCGGCGATCAAGCGTATTGGGGACGAGGTCTTGGCCTCGATGCGTGGATGACCCTGATGTCATTTCTGTTTGAAAAGAGGGGACTTCGGAAAGTCACTGGGGGAACGGTCAGGTGTAATGTGGGCATGATCAAGATTCTGGAACGCTCAGGGATGCATCTTGAGGCAGTGAGGGTGCGGCAGGAGATTATTGAGGGGGAAGCTCAGGACATTCTCTACTTTGCAAAGTTCAGAGATGACTAG